The Candidatus Ancaeobacter aquaticus genome window below encodes:
- a CDS encoding YbaB/EbfC family nucleoid-associated protein — protein sequence MAGMADMMKDAFKMRGEMKKVQKVLGQIEAEGNASGVKVKATGDQKITSIEIDESLLVAGNAKKIGEQVKTATNIALNGAKKIAQNEMKSMTGINLPGFGG from the coding sequence ATGGCTGGAATGGCAGATATGATGAAAGATGCATTTAAGATGCGTGGAGAAATGAAAAAAGTACAAAAAGTGCTTGGACAAATTGAAGCAGAAGGTAACGCATCAGGCGTTAAGGTTAAAGCGACCGGCGACCAAAAAATAACGAGTATTGAGATTGATGAGAGCCTTTTAGTAGCTGGTAACGCTAAAAAAATTGGTGAGCAGGTTAAAACTGCTACAAACATTGCATTAAACGGTGCAAAGAAAATAGCTCAAAACGAGATGAAAAGCATGACCGGTAT
- the dnaX gene encoding DNA polymerase III subunit gamma/tau, translated as MDYQVVARRFRPQKFQDIVGQGAIVQTLKNAIKMNRIAHAYLFSGPRGIGKTTIARVFAKALNCKDGPTENPCGTCPNCVEIAQGSSMDVLEIDGASNTGVDHIRDIKENVQYSPAMCKYKIYIIDEVHMLSTAAFNALLKTLEEPPSHVKFFFATTEREKLPATILSRCQKFELRRITQKDIVARLSMITKTEGVAIDEGSLGAIARAGLGSMRDSESVLEQLFSFCGKEIAYEHVSEVLGLVEEDIYFDVADSVSKSDCNACLQLVKNVIEEGKDLGKFLVGLTDHFRKLMVLKISKNNTSLFDAPRETLAKLTVQEKLFSEGELCAITELCSRTESEIKRTISMRVLVEMLLIRMAHMRGKLSITELIDKVENLSKSLPIQTAIKEMPPISQAVPPKEKRPSTIVRAEKEYLETPAKQDPNTTGEMSIAPDVDMLIIHDVWEQVVKEFAKEHPILKTFLTEGKVLGFEDGTLMVGFTHENIFHKEALSDQKNLALVQKKLSDKLGHRIRLHLDLIEYEKEKVTTGAKKRYVAGAASNKPAPDVKDAEIVNHPHVKEVLDIFEGKVVKVKKE; from the coding sequence ATGGATTATCAGGTAGTTGCACGACGGTTTCGTCCACAGAAGTTTCAAGATATTGTTGGGCAGGGTGCGATTGTTCAAACGCTCAAAAATGCGATTAAAATGAATCGTATTGCGCATGCATATCTTTTTTCCGGTCCTCGCGGTATTGGTAAAACAACCATAGCACGTGTTTTTGCTAAAGCGTTAAATTGTAAAGACGGGCCGACAGAAAATCCGTGTGGTACTTGTCCAAACTGCGTAGAAATTGCTCAAGGTTCATCAATGGATGTGTTGGAGATTGATGGTGCGTCAAATACCGGTGTTGATCACATCAGGGATATAAAAGAAAATGTTCAGTATTCGCCGGCAATGTGTAAATATAAGATTTATATCATTGATGAAGTGCATATGCTTTCGACAGCGGCTTTTAATGCGCTATTAAAAACACTTGAAGAACCACCTTCACATGTAAAGTTTTTCTTTGCAACAACCGAACGCGAAAAACTTCCCGCAACAATTCTTTCACGATGTCAAAAGTTTGAACTGAGACGTATTACGCAAAAAGATATTGTTGCACGACTTTCAATGATAACGAAAACTGAAGGTGTTGCGATAGATGAAGGATCGCTCGGGGCTATTGCACGTGCAGGGTTAGGAAGTATGCGTGACTCTGAATCAGTACTTGAACAGTTGTTTTCGTTTTGCGGTAAGGAAATTGCTTATGAACATGTCTCAGAAGTTCTTGGTCTTGTTGAAGAAGATATATATTTTGATGTTGCTGATAGTGTGAGTAAAAGTGATTGTAATGCGTGCCTTCAGCTTGTAAAAAATGTTATTGAAGAAGGTAAAGATCTCGGAAAATTTCTTGTTGGTCTTACCGATCACTTTAGAAAACTGATGGTCTTAAAAATATCAAAAAACAATACATCGCTTTTTGATGCGCCGCGTGAAACATTAGCGAAATTAACTGTGCAGGAAAAACTTTTTTCTGAAGGTGAATTGTGCGCTATTACCGAGTTGTGTTCTCGAACAGAATCAGAAATAAAGCGTACAATATCAATGCGTGTACTCGTTGAAATGCTACTTATCAGAATGGCGCATATGAGAGGTAAACTTTCAATTACTGAATTAATAGATAAAGTAGAAAATCTATCAAAATCATTGCCGATACAAACAGCGATAAAAGAGATGCCCCCAATATCTCAAGCAGTGCCTCCAAAAGAGAAACGTCCATCAACCATTGTTCGTGCAGAAAAAGAGTATTTAGAAACACCGGCTAAACAGGATCCAAATACAACTGGTGAAATGTCTATTGCTCCAGATGTTGATATGCTTATTATTCACGATGTGTGGGAACAGGTAGTAAAAGAATTTGCGAAAGAGCATCCGATATTAAAGACATTTCTTACTGAAGGTAAAGTCTTGGGTTTTGAGGACGGGACACTTATGGTTGGGTTCACCCACGAGAATATTTTTCATAAAGAGGCCCTGTCCGACCAGAAGAACCTTGCTTTAGTGCAGAAAAAACTATCTGATAAATTGGGGCATCGTATACGGTTACATCTTGACCTTATCGAATATGAAAAAGAAAAAGTCACTACCGGTGCTAAAAAACGATATGTTGCAGGTGCGGCTTCGAATAAACCTGCCCCGGATGTGAAAGATGCAGAAATCGTTAATCATCCTCACGTAAAAGAAGTATTAGATATTTTTGAAGGTAAAGTAGTAAAAGTCAAAAAAGAGTGA